One Drosophila willistoni isolate 14030-0811.24 chromosome 2R unlocalized genomic scaffold, UCI_dwil_1.1 Seg167, whole genome shotgun sequence DNA segment encodes these proteins:
- the LOC6645180 gene encoding uncharacterized protein LOC6645180 translates to MSQQSANSPVGTKVMLLLKAANEPLNKTDLLNKLGVDKMDKTKQNSLKLELNMVLDAAVKLGFITKFEDYFVPATHPTDMVELLGFNETSQSDISLSPTVDTVSTYSDSVEPNMEMGTKLIHYMKSVNMPLKKSDLLNMMGVEHMDMAEQAQAENEIDKVLKDAVNLGFVQTIEDHFIPATHILDVYEILEKTKDNESNMSIISIGSSIESMTKKSDVDI, encoded by the coding sequence ATGTCGCAACAATCTGCTAATTCTCCTGTGGGTACGAAGGTGATGCTGCTCCTTAAGGCTGCAAATGAGCCGTTGAACAAGACCGACTTGCTCAACAAATTGGGTGTAGACAAGATGgataaaactaaacaaaatagTTTGAAACTTGAACTAAATATGGTATTGGATGCAGCCGTCAAGTTGGGTTTCATCACAAAGTTCGAAGATTACTTTGTGCCAGCTACTCATCCCACAGACATGGTTGAATTACTGGGATTCAACGAAACATCGCAGAGTGACATAAGCTTGAGCCCAACAGTTGACACTGTAAGCACTTACTCGGATTCCGTCGAACCTAATATGGAGATGGGCACGAAATTGATTCATTATATGAAATCTGTTAACATGCCGCTGAAGAAGTCTGATCTCTTGAACATGATGGGTGTGGAGCACATGGATATGGCCGAGCAAGCTCAAGCGGAAAATGAAATCGATAAAGTGCTAAAAGATGCCGTCAATCTAGGCTTCGTCCAGACAATTGAGGACCACTTCATTCCGGCTACACACATCTTGGATGTTTATGAAATATTGGAGAAGACAAAAGATAACGAATCCAATATGTCCATCATCTCCATAGGAAGCAGCATCGAATCGATGACTAAAAAGTCTGATGTCGACATTTAA
- the LOC111519740 gene encoding uncharacterized protein LOC111519740, with protein MFRFYKLYSLYLSKMAKIMEGGEENPAMEWCLCEKLPRALLHIPLTKDMRCEVCGLVRRARRIFSSSSSSDEEAFEQRQKMLLERRRAEEACSGQTRVKVAMKAKKPPSHAKADCNKCGGLQKSHGKVYAGRFGHYPRPKRLVKRDEKTVHSKLNTAPPPSTPTSSPPLQTLPETISESPKDEDMPNLVALAHEVFKRPAHQRSHWPSYYGNLFVSDFIPLDSPITDPSGGAISKRPAVAGQPLRTHRSRPLPPLAKVLSDIATQQKKPRQRAKGGGLEPEKDRNSSHASQFTPYDVYEGPSEDSLIVNSASYLMHQRELSNRSLLSLPSALPLSTLADAQHSGAALFPPSAPSLVEQIVQSTQNSHYLSSRQICIQLDTEVRKAASETALLDNSSSSSSSSSESSVHLAPQLTTFASYHKKQNDLAMKRKHFLAEEQSHEEAETTPPAVVSIMDEIFWTPIEKSILTEHDEITANSPNNEAETQEDKIAN; from the exons ATGTTTCGATTCTATAAATTGTATTCACTATATTTGAGTAAAATGGCTAAAATAATGGAAGGAGGAGAAGAAAACCCAGCCATGGAATGGTGTCTGTGCGAGAAGCTGCCCCGGGCCTTGCTGCATATACCACTGACCAAGGATATGCGCTGTGAGGTATGTGGTCTAGTGCGAAGAGCCCGTCGTATATTCAGTTCGTCCAGTTCGAGCGATGAGGAGGCATTCGAGCAGCGTCAGAAGATGCTTTTGGAGCGTCGAAGGGCTGAGGAGGCGTGCAGTGGTCAGACACGAGTCAAGGTGGCCATGAAGGCCAAAAAGCCGCCGTCGCATGCTAAAGCAGACTGCAATAAATGCGGAGGCCTACAAAAGTCGCATGGTAAGGTCTATGCTGGACGCTTTGGTCACTATCCGAGACCCAAGCGTTTGGTAAAGCGTGACGAGAAAACTGTTCATTCCAAATTGAACACTGCGCCGCCACCATCTACGCCAACCTCGTCGCCACCATTGCAGACGTTGCCGGAGACGATATCGGAGTCCCCCAAAGACGAGGATATGCCCAATCTAGTTGCTTTGGCCCATGAAGTGTTCAAGCGGCCAGCTCATCAACGCAGTCACTGGCCCAGCTATTATGGTAATTTGTTTGTCAGCGATTTTATACCCCTGGACAGTCCCATAACAGATCCTTCGGGGGGTGCCATCTCAAAGCGACCAGCTGTAGCTGGCCAACCTTTGCGTACACATCGCAGTCGACCGTTACCGCCCTTGGCCAAGGTGTTATCCGATATTGCCACGCAGCAGAAGAAGCCTAGGCAACGGGCCAAGGGTGGTGGACTGGAGCCAGAAAAAGATCGGAATTCAAGTCATGCCAGTCAGTTTACCCCCTACGATGTTTATGAAGGCCCCTCCGAGGATTCCTTGATTGTGAATAGTGCCAGTTATCTGATGCATCAGCGGGAGCTAAGTAACAGGTCTCTTTTAAGTCTACCCTCCGCTCTTCCACTGTCCACATTGGCCGATGCGCAACATTCCGGTGCCGCCTTATTCCCACCTTCGGCCCCATCTTTGGTTGAGCAAATTGTCCAATCCACTCAAAATTCTCATTATTTAAGTAGCAGACAAATCTGCATCCAACTGGATACAGAAGTCCGTAAGGCGGCCTCTGAGACTGCCCTCTTGGATAACAGCAGCTCCAGTAGTTCCAGTAGCAGTGAGAGTTCAGTTCATTTGGCTCCTCAGCTAACAACATTTGCTTCCTaccataaaaaacaaaatgatctGGCAATGAAACGAAAACATTTTCTAGCCGAGGAGCAATCCCACGAAGAAGCGGAAACAACGCCACCAGCCGTTGTCTCCATAATGGATGAGATTTTCTGGACACCCATTGAGAAGAGCATATTGACCGAACATGATGAGATAACTGCGAATAGCCCAAATAATGAAGCTGAAA CGCAAGAGGACAAAATTGCAAACTGA